One Panthera leo isolate Ple1 chromosome B1, P.leo_Ple1_pat1.1, whole genome shotgun sequence DNA window includes the following coding sequences:
- the LOC122216936 gene encoding tripartite motif-containing protein 60-like: MEFVTALVHLQEESNCPICLDYLKDPVTINCGHNFCRSCINMMWKDLEDTFPCPVCRFCFRNKNLRSNRQLSNLTEIAKLLQVRRSKRKRQEEYSVCEKHNQFLTLFCGKDLEVLCTQCSLSVQHQKHYICPIKKAASYHRKILEYSIEPLQNNVERVEKVISLQASKIVELKKKVEYRREEIISEFEQLRLFLQNQQEALLRQMRDEEMDILTKLNANRITFSDHVSTLKHLLKEVECKFGQSELELLTHVKGIYHRYQNLKRPELFLFRLKKYGLSLPPQYSGLGKIIKPFQVDVILDLETAHPRLIVSEDRKTVHYGKRRKYLCYNPRRFYLCPAVLGSKRFSSGRHYWEVIVGNKPKWTLGVCQDCFPRNWRNQPVAEGGFWAIGRYIESIYVMLGPKRSQLLPTVRPTKIGIFLDYELGEVSFYNMNDRSLLYTFNDSFTEAVCPYFYVGIDSEPLKISSVTDDER, from the coding sequence ATGGAGTTTGTAACAGCCCTGGTACACCTTCAGGAAGAGTCTAACTGCCCCATCTGTCTGGACTACTTGAAAGACCCAGTGACTATAAACTGTGGGCACAACTTCTGTCGCTCCTGCATCAACATGATGTGGAAGGATCTAGAAGATACCTTCCCCTGTCCTGTCTGCCGTTTTTGCTTTCGTAACAAAAACTTACGGAGCAACCGTCAGCTCAGTAATTTGACTGAAATTGCTAAACTACTGCAGGTcagaaggagcaagagaaaaaggcaggaagAGTATTCTGTGTGTGAGAAGCACAATCAGTTTCTGACCCTTTTTTGCGGAAAGGACCTAGAGGTTTTATGTACACAGTGCAGTCTCTCTGTTCAACACCAGAAACACTACATTTGCCCCATTAAGAAAGCTGCCTCTTATCACCGGAAAATTCTAGAATATAGCATTGAGCCCTTGCAGAACAATGTGGAACGAGTTGAAAAAGTGATATCTCTGCAAGCCAGCAAAATTGTGGAACTGAAAAAGAAGGTAGAGTATAGGAGAGAAGAAATCATTTCTGAATTTGAGCAACTTCGACTGTTTCTGCAAAATCAGCAAGAGGCTCTTCTTAGGCAGATGAGAGATGAAGAGATGGACATTTTAACGAAACTAAATGCCAACCGTATAACATTTTCAGACCATGTTTCCACATTAAAACATCTGCTGAAGGAGGTAGAGTGCAAGTTTGGGCAATCGGAACTGGAATTACTGACACATGTTAAAGGTATCTACCACAGGTATCAAAACCTAAAACGTCCTGAGCTCTTTTTATTCCGATTAAAGAAATACGGACTTAGCCTTCCTCCACAATACTCTGGCTTGGGCAAAATTATCAAGCCATTTCAAGTAGATGTGATTCTAGATCTTGAAACAGCACACCCTCGGCTTATCGTCTCTGAGGATAGAAAAACTGTGCAttatggaaagagaagaaaatacctTTGTTATAACCCAAGGAGATTTTACCTCTGCCCTGCTGTCCTGGGTTCTAAGAGATTTAGTTCTGGCCGGCATTACTGGGAGGTCATAGTGGGAAACAAGCCTAAATGGACCTTGGGAGTGTGTCAAGACTGTTTTCCTAGGAATTGGAGGAATCAGCCAGTAGCTGAGGGTGGGTTCTGGGCAATTGGGAGATATATTGAAAGCATTTATGTTATGTTGGGTCCTAAGAGAAGCCAGCTTCTGCCCACAGTAAGACCCACTAAGATTGGCATTTTTTTGGACTATGAGTTGGGTGAGGTTTCCTTTTACAATATGAATGATAGATCTCTTCTCTATACTTTTAATGATTCTTTTACAGAAGCTGTTTGTCCCTATTTCTATGTTGGAATAGATTCTGAACCTCTTAAAATCTCTTCAGTAACAGATGATGAAAGATGA
- the LOC122218392 gene encoding putative tripartite motif-containing protein 75 yields MAASSALAGLQAQANCPICLDYLRDPVTTECGHNFCRCCIRQSWADLSDSFPCPVCRHPGRGRHLRSNAQLGRVIDVAKLLHISRSKRGRRDERHLCEKHNRVLTLFCEEDLQVLCPACVRPPDHRGHRVRPAEEAASQHRQRLGSYVEPLKRQLAVVQQLVATQDRRLLELGEQVQCHRQKLASEFEHLNRSVARQQEAVLSRLAEEEKDIQQKLCANITAFSDHVSTLRGLLKEVAERSVMSEVKLLTGLGGVRARCEHQEPPALYSFQLRREGCSLPPQYLALQKIIQRFRREVTLDPETAHPHLLVSEDRTSVTFVRERPSVPQHPKRLLTDPVVLGSEGFDGGRHYWEVQLGDKSEWAVGVCEDPLSWKGQRPLSGQNRRWTVQLQDGAYVAQGAVPVTLVLKEKPRGVGVYLDCELGEISFYSLNDRSHIHSFTDAFSQVLKPYFCVGWDPKPLTICAVRDLEG; encoded by the coding sequence ATGGCAGCGTCGTCAGCCCTGGCAGGACTCCAGGCACAAGCCAACTGCCCCATCTGTCTGGACTACCTGAGAGACCCCGTCACCACCGAATGTGGGCACAACTTCTGTCGCTGCTGCATCCGGCAATCCTGGGCTGATCTCAGCGACAGCTTCCCTTGCCCCGTCTGCCGCCACCCAGGCCGAGGGAGGCACTTGAGGAGCAACGCCCAGCTGGGAAGGGTGATCGACGTCGCCAAGCTCCTCCACATCAGCAGGAGCAAGAGGGGGAGGCGGGACGAGAGGCATCTGTGCGAGAAGCACAACCGGGTCCTGACCCTCTTCTGTGAGGAGGACCTACAGGTGTTGTGTCCCGCGTGCGTGCGGCCCCCTGACCACCGGGGCCACCGGGTGAGGCCCGCGGAGGAGGCCGCCTCCCAGCACAGGCAAAGGCTCGGCAGTTACGTGGAGCCCCTGAAGAGGCAGCTGGCAGTCGTGCAGCAGCTGGTAGCCACCCAAGACAGGAGACTCTTAGAGCTGGGAGAGCAGGTGCAATGCCACAGACAGAAGTTAGCCTCTGAGTTTGAGCACCTGAACCGGTCTGTAGCCCGGCAGCAAGAGGCAGTTCTGTCGAGGCTGGCCGAAGAGGAGAAGGACATTCAGCAGAAACTCTGTGCAAACATAACGGCGTTTTCAGACCACGTTTCCACCCTCCGAGGTCTCCTGAAGGAGGTGGCCGAGAGGAGTGTGATGTCAGAGGTGAAGCTGCTGACGGGCCTCGGGGGTGTCCGTGCCCGGTGTGAGCACCAGGAGCCCCCAGCTCTCTACTCTTTCCAGTTAAGGAGAGAAGGCTGCAGTCTCCCCCCGCAGTACTTGGCTCTGCAGAAGATCATACAGAGGTTCCGACGAGAAGTTACCCTGGATCCTGAAACAGCACATCCTCATCTGCTTGTGTCTGAGGATAGGACGTCTGTGACATTCGTGAGGGAAAGGCCAAGCGTCCCTCAGCATCCAAAGAGACTTCTGACGGATCCCGTCGTCCTGGGTTCCGAGGGCTTCGACGGGGGCCGACACTACTGGGAGGTGCAGCTGGGTGACAAGAGCGAGTGGGCCGTGGGGGTCTGTGAGGACCCCCTCTCCTGGAAGGGACAGCGGCCCCTGTCAGGACAGAACAGACGCTGGACAGTTCAGCTGCAGGATGGTGCCTATGTGGCACAAGGGGCTGTTCCTGTCACTCTTGTGTTGAAGGAAAAGCCCAGAGGGGTGGGCGTTTATCTGGACTGTGAGTTGGGGGAGATTTCCTTTTACAGTTTGAACGACAGGTCTCACATCCATTCGTTCACCGATGCGTTTTCTCAAGTACTAAAGCCTTACTTCTGTGTGGGGTGGGACCCTAAACCTCTTACCATCTGTGCGGTAAGGGATCTTGAAGGATGA